Proteins found in one Halanaerobiales bacterium genomic segment:
- a CDS encoding family 16 glycosylhydrolase, with translation MLKFKSKISVILVMVLVFFSISVQAENILDNADFEEGFYGVNEVTDNGDGNFDTKDSWLFLENAGEASAEMDDGAFKASIFEGGSNTYSIQLMQAPVEIEKGYKYKVQFDAKASKPREIELKIGGTADRSWNSYVNGNGETGGFVAELDRNLKSYEFEFVMGKDTDPKARVEFQLGKNTGTIWIDNVSITKIGEAAADEIPEDPKKEWVYNNDFFFIFNVAVGGNLGGQVETDFPREMLVDYIKVYDQDGNLDWQDDFEGEEVNEDYWTYEVGNGHKQGIPGWGNNELQYYTEGENARVEDSNLVITARKENRSDQYGSYDYTSTRMITQNKVNMKYGKVEIRAKLPEGQGLWPAFWMLGSDIAENPWPACGEIDIMEFIAGNVKEVHGTVHGPNHYGGGGITEDFELEEGNFVESYHTFTLEWTPDQISWYIDDQEEPYHVVERTADNETQRGGESEEPGYTKNAVVNSNFDSEIVNEMGDAPDNWYVWAGEGGAVGDYGVEDGVFKIDVTSLGNQTWAVQFAQYLDLEAGEYTLSFDARADKARDIIAMIQEDGGSWTVYGETNAELGTEMKNFNFDVNLSKADIPKLVFSLGNTDNGAVTTIYIDNVVLEKK, from the coding sequence ATGCTAAAGTTTAAAAGTAAAATTTCAGTGATTTTAGTGATGGTTTTAGTTTTTTTTAGTATTTCTGTTCAGGCGGAAAATATTCTGGATAATGCTGATTTTGAAGAAGGGTTTTACGGGGTAAATGAAGTTACAGATAATGGTGATGGAAACTTTGATACTAAAGACAGCTGGCTCTTTTTAGAAAATGCTGGTGAAGCTTCAGCTGAAATGGATGATGGTGCTTTTAAAGCCTCTATTTTTGAAGGTGGAAGTAATACTTATTCAATTCAGCTGATGCAGGCTCCAGTTGAGATCGAAAAGGGCTATAAGTATAAAGTTCAATTTGATGCTAAAGCTTCTAAACCGAGAGAAATAGAATTAAAAATTGGGGGAACTGCTGATAGATCCTGGAACTCCTATGTTAATGGTAATGGTGAAACTGGAGGTTTTGTAGCTGAACTAGACAGAAACTTAAAAAGTTATGAATTTGAATTTGTAATGGGGAAAGATACTGATCCCAAAGCAAGAGTTGAATTTCAACTAGGTAAAAATACAGGTACAATTTGGATTGATAATGTCAGTATAACAAAGATTGGTGAAGCTGCTGCAGATGAAATTCCAGAAGATCCTAAAAAAGAATGGGTTTACAATAATGACTTCTTCTTTATATTTAATGTAGCTGTGGGTGGTAATTTAGGTGGTCAGGTTGAAACTGATTTTCCTAGAGAAATGTTAGTTGACTACATTAAAGTTTATGACCAGGACGGCAACTTAGACTGGCAGGATGATTTTGAAGGAGAAGAAGTTAATGAAGATTACTGGACTTATGAAGTAGGAAATGGTCACAAGCAGGGAATTCCTGGCTGGGGTAATAATGAGCTACAGTATTATACTGAAGGCGAAAATGCCCGCGTTGAAGACAGCAACTTAGTTATTACGGCTAGAAAAGAAAATCGCAGTGATCAATATGGAAGTTATGATTATACTTCTACCAGGATGATAACTCAAAATAAAGTTAATATGAAATATGGTAAGGTAGAAATCAGAGCTAAACTGCCTGAAGGACAGGGACTATGGCCTGCATTCTGGATGTTAGGATCTGATATAGCTGAAAATCCATGGCCTGCCTGTGGCGAAATTGATATTATGGAATTCATTGCCGGGAATGTAAAAGAAGTTCACGGAACAGTTCACGGACCTAACCACTATGGTGGTGGAGGAATCACTGAAGATTTTGAGTTAGAAGAAGGTAATTTTGTTGAAAGCTACCATACCTTTACTCTAGAGTGGACTCCTGATCAGATCAGTTGGTATATTGATGATCAGGAAGAGCCCTATCATGTAGTAGAAAGAACAGCAGATAATGAAACTCAAAGAGGTGGAGAATCTGAAGAACCAGGCTATACTAAAAATGCAGTTGTAAATAGTAACTTTGACAGTGAAATTGTAAATGAAATGGGAGACGCTCCTGATAACTGGTATGTCTGGGCAGGTGAAGGTGGAGCTGTTGGAGACTATGGTGTTGAAGACGGCGTATTTAAAATTGATGTAACAAGTCTCGGCAACCAGACCTGGGCAGTTCAGTTTGCACAGTATCTTGATTTAGAGGCTGGAGAATACACTCTATCATTTGATGCCAGAGCTGATAAAGCGCGTGACATTATTGCTATGATTCAGGAAGATGGAGGATCCTGGACTGTTTATGGTGAGACTAATGCAGAATTAGGTACTGAAATGAAAAACTTCAATTTTGATGTTAATCTAAGTAAAGCTGATATACCCAAACTGGTATTCTCTTTGGGAAACACTGATAATGGTGCAGTAACTACAATTTATATTGATAATGTAGTTTTAGAAAAGAAGTAA
- a CDS encoding glycoside hydrolase family 30 protein: MTKEIKLIQTAKNTDDRLTEKDRLEFKTGAAADSAVIEIKREQKAQEITGFGGAFTESGAYTLDQVPVELRDEVLEAYFHPEKGIAYSLCRTHINSCDFSLGNYAYTETEKDTELEDFDISRDEEYLIPFIKDAMKVEGAEFKLFSSPWSPPAWMKTNGRMNKGGKLKKEYWQTWTDYFVKYIKEYQKRDIDIWGVTIQNEPMAETPWDNCIYEDEEERDFVKVLGPTLKEAGLEEVKIIVWDHNKDIMKSRVDTILADPEAAQWVWGVGFHWYGEDDSKDIVDDEVLSYTYETYDKELVFTEGCNPLFNADNFIDEWWTGEKYGRHLIADLNHYTTGWVDWNLVLNKEGGPNHVQNYCDAPIIVDTEKNKVHYNSPYYYLGHFSKYIKPGAVKIGLENDTNQLLFTAFENPDQSTAVVVMNEKDEAQEFILKEKKKQVKVQIPAHAIQTLVY, translated from the coding sequence ATGACAAAAGAGATTAAATTAATTCAGACAGCCAAAAATACAGATGACAGATTAACAGAAAAAGACAGATTAGAATTCAAAACAGGAGCGGCTGCTGATTCAGCAGTAATTGAAATCAAGCGCGAACAAAAGGCTCAGGAGATCACCGGTTTTGGTGGGGCTTTTACTGAATCAGGGGCCTACACTTTAGACCAGGTACCGGTTGAGTTGAGAGATGAAGTCTTAGAAGCATATTTTCATCCTGAAAAAGGTATAGCTTACAGCTTATGTCGTACACATATCAATAGCTGTGACTTTTCTCTGGGGAATTACGCTTATACAGAAACAGAGAAAGATACTGAACTTGAAGATTTTGATATTTCCCGTGATGAAGAGTATTTAATTCCCTTTATCAAAGATGCAATGAAAGTTGAAGGAGCAGAATTTAAACTCTTTTCCTCTCCCTGGAGTCCACCTGCTTGGATGAAGACCAATGGCAGGATGAACAAAGGTGGTAAATTAAAAAAAGAATACTGGCAGACCTGGACTGACTATTTTGTTAAATACATTAAAGAATATCAAAAAAGAGATATAGATATCTGGGGAGTGACTATTCAGAATGAGCCAATGGCTGAGACCCCCTGGGACAACTGTATTTATGAAGATGAAGAAGAAAGAGACTTTGTTAAGGTCTTAGGTCCAACTCTAAAAGAAGCAGGTTTGGAAGAAGTTAAGATTATTGTCTGGGACCACAACAAAGATATTATGAAATCCAGAGTCGATACCATTTTAGCTGATCCAGAAGCAGCTCAGTGGGTCTGGGGTGTAGGTTTTCACTGGTATGGTGAAGATGATAGCAAGGATATAGTTGATGATGAAGTTTTAAGCTATACCTATGAGACCTATGATAAAGAATTAGTCTTTACTGAAGGTTGTAATCCCTTATTTAATGCAGATAACTTTATTGATGAGTGGTGGACCGGAGAAAAATACGGTCGTCATCTTATAGCGGATTTAAATCACTACACAACCGGCTGGGTAGACTGGAATCTTGTTTTAAACAAAGAAGGTGGACCAAATCATGTTCAAAATTACTGTGATGCCCCGATCATTGTAGATACTGAAAAAAATAAAGTTCATTATAATAGTCCCTACTATTATCTGGGTCATTTCAGCAAATACATTAAACCAGGAGCAGTAAAAATTGGTCTTGAAAACGATACTAATCAGCTCCTATTTACAGCTTTCGAAAATCCAGATCAGTCTACTGCAGTTGTAGTGATGAATGAAAAAGATGAGGCTCAGGAATTTATTCTAAAAGAAAAGAAAAAACAGGTAAAGGTTCAAATACCTGCTCATGCAATTCAGACCCTCGTTTATTAA